A genomic region of Candidatus Rokuibacteriota bacterium contains the following coding sequences:
- a CDS encoding O-antigen ligase family protein, which translates to MGRWSSTEAGRPGGPGPDAGGRDRARHGSLATLALAAVVGLAACGVALFLAQLPLRRAVAAIAVMAICIFAAVSRRPRQALLFCWVVSLTYNRNYFFESVEVLRESGSYGPYWNPSDIFLAALLALWAYERIARKRAALPLGPAVWPWLAPFVAACLLSVLGARRMDWGAFEMLRVARIVLILWYVRFNVRAAEWWACVAGFAAAVLIQATMGITYVATGTRPGLAALLGVEDGAELRALLEGVTPEGYRRAEGTFGHPNTMALYLLLVGPLFLALGAAPLGRRARAACAVTGLVALVGIAVTLSRTSWTLVLVQAVVLAIGLAALRVVRVERALGVLCVGLFLGTLVLLPLARPIETRLTEDLREMLEFRAKHDRIALEIWQSAPLMGVGLNNYSDVLARRGEPEVDVFLLIGEHVRTVLDLRVTAWVHNIYLLLLAETGAVGLLAFLLFLVGVTVMGVRALRAPGPVWAAAGLGLFVGTLAVHVHGLQEAALWIDPDTYSFALVVGLLNAIPSLAQQDAGAPDGRQGVPWPRGGGEAGDRLL; encoded by the coding sequence ATGGGTCGCTGGTCGAGTACTGAGGCCGGCCGCCCGGGGGGGCCGGGCCCCGACGCCGGCGGGCGCGACCGGGCCCGACACGGCTCCCTCGCCACGCTTGCGCTCGCCGCCGTGGTCGGCCTCGCCGCCTGCGGGGTCGCCCTGTTCCTCGCCCAGTTGCCCCTCAGGCGGGCGGTCGCCGCCATCGCCGTCATGGCCATCTGCATCTTCGCGGCGGTCTCGCGCCGCCCCCGGCAGGCGCTGCTCTTCTGCTGGGTCGTCTCGCTGACCTACAACCGCAACTACTTCTTCGAGTCGGTCGAGGTGCTGCGCGAGTCCGGCTCCTACGGGCCCTACTGGAACCCCTCGGACATCTTCCTGGCGGCCCTGCTGGCGCTCTGGGCGTACGAGCGCATCGCCCGCAAGCGCGCCGCGCTGCCGCTGGGTCCCGCCGTGTGGCCGTGGCTGGCGCCGTTCGTGGCCGCGTGCCTCCTGTCGGTGCTCGGCGCGCGGCGGATGGACTGGGGCGCCTTCGAGATGCTGCGGGTCGCGCGGATCGTCTTGATCCTCTGGTACGTCCGGTTCAACGTGCGCGCGGCCGAGTGGTGGGCCTGCGTCGCCGGATTCGCGGCGGCCGTGCTCATCCAGGCCACCATGGGCATCACCTACGTCGCGACCGGAACCCGCCCGGGGCTCGCCGCCCTCCTCGGCGTCGAGGACGGGGCGGAGCTTCGCGCCCTCCTGGAGGGGGTGACTCCCGAGGGGTACCGGCGAGCGGAGGGGACATTCGGCCATCCGAACACCATGGCGCTCTACCTGCTGCTCGTGGGGCCCCTCTTCCTCGCCCTGGGAGCGGCCCCCCTCGGGCGGCGGGCGCGCGCCGCCTGCGCGGTCACCGGGCTGGTCGCCCTCGTGGGCATCGCCGTCACCCTCTCGCGCACCTCCTGGACCCTGGTGCTGGTCCAGGCGGTGGTCCTCGCGATCGGCCTGGCCGCGCTTCGGGTGGTCCGGGTCGAGCGCGCGCTCGGGGTCCTCTGCGTCGGCCTCTTCCTCGGCACGCTGGTGCTGCTCCCCCTGGCGAGGCCCATCGAGACCCGGCTCACGGAAGACCTCAGGGAGATGCTCGAGTTCCGCGCCAAGCACGACCGGATCGCGCTGGAGATCTGGCAGTCGGCCCCCCTGATGGGCGTGGGCCTGAACAACTACTCCGATGTGCTGGCTCGACGGGGCGAGCCCGAGGTCGACGTGTTTCTCCTGATCGGCGAGCACGTGCGGACCGTCCTGGATCTCCGGGTGACGGCGTGGGTGCACAACATCTATCTCCTCCTGCTCGCCGAGACCGGCGCCGTGGGCCTGCTGGCGTTCCTGCTGTTCCTCGTGGGTGTCACCGTGATGGGCGTGCGGGCCCTTCGAGCGCCGGGGCCCGTGTGGGCGGCGGCGGGGCTGGGGCTGTTCGTGGGGACTCTCGCCGTCCACGTCCACGGCCTCCAGGAGGCGGCGCTCTGGATCGATCCGGACACGTACTCCTTCGCCCTCGTGGTCGGCCTGCTGAACGCCATCCCGTCCCTGGCGCAACAGGATGCCGGCGCGCCCGATGGGCGCCAGGGGGTTCCGTGGCCGCGGGGTGGCGGCGAAGCGGGGGACCGCTTGCTATGA
- a CDS encoding glycosyltransferase family 4 protein encodes MRIVLTHVHCWPYVRRGSERHMDGLARYLHRRGWDVTTVSTRPGRGLVETTDAGRRILHRRWWHPLMGRLRLEPSHLFLLSAARSIMALRPDVVHSWSFTDSLAASLTRSLGRHRTALQLNGAPIPGAYHRRFPPDRMIIREAIRRADHVAACSDFVSALIRQHYGISPPVMTPPVDLEFFPLGGGPADRRPVILGVADFDVRRKGLRALVRAFARVKSKVPAARLVLSGRLSPDVRAETTGGLSADVARDIEVRGLGRPEDLPALYGQGSVMVLPSMWEPSGSAMFEAWAAGTPVVATDHGGLPEFMGEDVGVLFDPGTDGEETKNDEGLAAAILEGLALSERPGTRERCRAHAARFSWEVLGPRVEDLYRSLCPDWPAPAMTEGRP; translated from the coding sequence ATGAGGATCGTGCTCACCCACGTCCACTGCTGGCCATACGTCCGCCGGGGCAGCGAGCGGCACATGGACGGGCTGGCGCGCTACCTCCACCGGCGGGGCTGGGACGTGACCACGGTGTCGACCAGGCCCGGGCGGGGTCTGGTCGAGACCACCGACGCGGGCCGGCGCATCCTCCACCGGCGGTGGTGGCACCCGCTGATGGGGCGACTCAGGCTGGAGCCCTCGCACCTGTTCCTCCTGAGCGCCGCGCGGAGCATCATGGCGCTCAGGCCCGACGTCGTGCACAGCTGGTCCTTCACCGACTCGCTGGCGGCGAGCTTGACGCGCTCCCTGGGGCGTCACCGGACCGCGCTCCAGCTGAACGGGGCGCCGATCCCGGGCGCATACCACCGCCGCTTCCCGCCTGACCGCATGATCATCCGTGAGGCGATCCGGCGCGCGGACCACGTCGCCGCGTGCAGCGACTTCGTCAGCGCCCTGATCCGCCAGCACTACGGGATCAGCCCGCCGGTGATGACCCCGCCGGTGGATCTCGAGTTCTTCCCCCTGGGCGGGGGACCCGCCGACCGCCGGCCGGTCATCCTCGGCGTGGCCGACTTCGACGTCCGCCGCAAGGGCCTCCGCGCCCTGGTCCGCGCCTTCGCGCGGGTCAAGTCGAAGGTGCCGGCGGCGCGCCTCGTGCTCTCCGGGCGCCTGTCGCCGGACGTGCGGGCCGAGACCACCGGCGGCCTGTCGGCGGACGTGGCCCGGGACATCGAGGTCCGCGGGCTCGGGCGGCCGGAAGATCTTCCCGCGCTCTACGGGCAGGGGAGCGTGATGGTGCTGCCGTCCATGTGGGAGCCGTCGGGCAGCGCCATGTTCGAGGCGTGGGCGGCGGGGACCCCCGTCGTGGCGACAGATCACGGCGGCCTGCCAGAGTTCATGGGCGAGGACGTTGGCGTGCTCTTCGACCCCGGAACGGACGGGGAGGAGACGAAGAACGACGAGGGGCTCGCGGCGGCCATCCTCGAGGGCCTGGCGCTGTCAGAGCGCCCAGGAACCCGCGAGCGGTGCCGCGCGCATGCGGCGAGGTTCTCGTGGGAGGTGCTCGGGCCCAGGGTCGAGGATCTCTACCGGTCGCTGTGTCCCGACTGGCCCGCGCCGGCCATGACGGAGGGGCGCCCGTGA
- a CDS encoding glycosyltransferase family 4 protein, giving the protein MRIAITNPTTWPYVRRGGERFINELARFLGERGHAVTIISGRPGRGEVRESDGYRTVCHRRLWHPSLARMGVLEFHAFFLPCLLSLLRGRYDVVLCCTFLDTWAAILARKLTGTPCIFWVNSLAPPVRYVRSLTLGGAVLRRAVRDADEVIALSDYMQAGLTLRFGRAGIRLPVPVDTARFALNRSRDHARPVILCAAALDDRRKGGRLLVGAFDRLKAVRPEAVLHVSSAVSDRTRTQLTALVSPRWRGDLHFLGAGEIEGLPGLFGSAAISVLPALWEAFGMVILESMATGTPVVGARHGAIPELISDDGVGRLFDPGVDGPEPTNEAGLTRSMLGALDLSRDPGTALRCRAHAERFGWAAVGPAFEALLTRLARGAGPAPAATGPERGARGRRA; this is encoded by the coding sequence ATGCGGATCGCGATCACCAACCCGACCACGTGGCCGTATGTGCGCCGCGGCGGCGAGCGCTTCATCAACGAGCTGGCGCGTTTCCTCGGCGAGCGGGGCCATGCCGTGACGATCATCTCGGGCAGGCCGGGCCGGGGCGAGGTCCGCGAGAGCGACGGCTACAGGACGGTCTGCCACCGGCGCCTGTGGCACCCGTCGCTGGCCCGGATGGGTGTCCTGGAGTTCCACGCCTTCTTCCTGCCCTGCCTGCTGAGTCTGCTCCGCGGGCGCTACGACGTCGTCCTTTGCTGCACCTTTCTCGACACCTGGGCGGCGATTCTGGCGAGGAAGCTGACGGGCACGCCCTGCATCTTCTGGGTGAACAGCCTGGCGCCCCCCGTGCGATACGTCCGCTCGCTCACCCTCGGCGGCGCGGTGCTCCGGCGGGCCGTTCGCGACGCCGACGAGGTGATTGCCCTGAGCGACTACATGCAGGCCGGGTTGACCCTCCGCTTCGGCCGCGCCGGCATCCGCCTGCCCGTGCCCGTGGACACGGCCCGCTTCGCCCTCAACCGCAGCCGGGACCACGCGCGACCCGTGATCCTGTGCGCCGCGGCCCTGGACGACCGGCGCAAGGGCGGGCGGCTCCTCGTGGGGGCCTTCGACCGCCTCAAGGCGGTCCGGCCCGAGGCGGTGCTGCACGTCTCCAGCGCGGTGAGCGATCGGACCCGGACGCAACTGACCGCGCTCGTGTCGCCGCGGTGGAGGGGGGACCTGCATTTCCTCGGCGCCGGGGAGATCGAAGGGCTCCCGGGGCTCTTCGGGAGCGCGGCCATCTCGGTGCTGCCCGCGCTCTGGGAGGCCTTCGGCATGGTGATCCTCGAGTCCATGGCCACGGGCACGCCGGTCGTCGGGGCCCGCCACGGCGCCATCCCCGAGCTCATCAGCGACGACGGCGTCGGGCGGCTCTTCGATCCGGGCGTGGACGGGCCCGAGCCGACCAACGAGGCCGGCCTCACCCGGTCCATGCTCGGGGCGCTCGACCTGAGCCGCGATCCCGGAACGGCGCTCCGGTGCCGCGCACATGCCGAGCGCTTCGGCTGGGCCGCCGTCGGTCCCGCGTTCGAGGCGCTGCTCACCCGCCTGGCCCGGGGCGCAGGGCCCGCCCCCGCGGCCACGGGTCCGGAGCGGGGCGCGCGAGGCCGCAGGGCATGA
- a CDS encoding NAD(P)-dependent oxidoreductase yields the protein MTASPRVLVTGSSGFIGSHLCAALEARAGGGALAGLDLLPASEPAAFQALVADIRDPASLRFLGGERVATVIHLAALAEVVIPFSELADLVATNVQGTLTVLSAARPARLVFASSSAVYGHGGRTPARPDWRKVNPVGSYGMSKAMAEMACAEWARATGGAAVSLRLGNITGAGCRGLIPYLVGHAVKHPDGALPAQARGRGRLVRDYVPVRYAVDVILAAAEHPWAPGGIVALNVGTGRGLTNGEVGAMVQGILRRRGYALKIDWDNPVLPGEARAVVLDMEDTVSRLGLAVPGHGEVVSAIGDAVRHCLGGSR from the coding sequence GTGACAGCCTCGCCGCGAGTGCTGGTCACCGGGTCCTCGGGCTTCATCGGCTCGCACCTCTGCGCGGCCCTCGAGGCGCGGGCGGGCGGCGGCGCCCTCGCCGGGCTCGACCTGCTCCCGGCCAGCGAGCCGGCGGCATTCCAGGCGCTCGTCGCCGACATCCGCGACCCGGCAAGTCTCCGGTTCCTCGGCGGCGAGCGCGTGGCCACCGTGATCCACCTGGCTGCTCTCGCCGAGGTCGTGATTCCCTTCTCGGAGCTGGCGGACCTGGTCGCGACCAACGTGCAGGGCACCCTCACGGTGCTCTCGGCCGCGCGCCCCGCGCGTCTCGTGTTCGCCTCCTCGAGCGCCGTCTACGGCCATGGCGGGAGGACGCCGGCGCGCCCCGACTGGCGGAAGGTCAACCCCGTGGGGAGCTATGGGATGTCCAAGGCCATGGCCGAGATGGCCTGCGCCGAGTGGGCGCGGGCGACGGGCGGGGCAGCCGTGTCCCTGCGACTGGGCAATATCACGGGGGCGGGCTGCCGGGGGCTGATCCCGTACCTGGTGGGCCATGCCGTGAAGCATCCCGACGGCGCCCTTCCCGCGCAGGCCCGTGGCCGGGGCCGGCTCGTGCGGGACTACGTGCCCGTGCGCTACGCTGTCGACGTGATCCTCGCCGCGGCCGAGCACCCCTGGGCGCCCGGAGGTATCGTCGCGCTCAACGTCGGCACGGGGCGGGGGCTGACCAATGGCGAGGTGGGCGCGATGGTCCAGGGCATCCTCCGACGCCGCGGCTACGCCCTGAAGATCGACTGGGACAACCCCGTGCTGCCCGGCGAGGCCAGGGCCGTGGTGCTGGACATGGAGGACACGGTCAGCCGGCTGGGGCTCGCGGTGCCTGGCCACGGCGAGGTGGTTTCGGCCATCGGCGACGCGGTCCGCCACTGTCTGGGTGGTTCCCGTTGA
- a CDS encoding ABC transporter permease — translation MRLAWAFLKRDALIALSYRASFAAGLTGNLMLLVVFYFVGKLIDPSVSPALAPYGGNYLAFMLIGLALTDCVGVSLTTFAGQIREGQLTGTLEATLMSPARLPVILAYSSLWSYCFSAFRFVLYVVVGGVLYGVSLRSANLRSALAIFVLTVLCFAGVGVLWASVVMLLKRGEALLATAGLIVILLSGVVFPTSLLPAWLQRVAAAVPLTHALDGMRLALLHGDGFRELAGTLLALAAFAAGLLALGFGAFGAAVRIAKRHGSLVEY, via the coding sequence GTGAGGCTCGCGTGGGCCTTCCTCAAGCGCGACGCCCTGATCGCGCTCAGCTACCGGGCCTCGTTCGCGGCGGGGCTCACCGGCAACCTCATGCTGCTCGTCGTCTTCTACTTCGTGGGCAAGCTCATCGACCCCTCGGTGAGCCCGGCCCTGGCGCCCTATGGCGGCAATTACCTGGCGTTCATGCTGATCGGTCTGGCGCTCACCGACTGCGTGGGGGTGAGCCTCACGACCTTCGCCGGCCAGATCCGCGAGGGCCAGCTCACCGGGACGCTCGAGGCGACCCTGATGTCTCCGGCCCGGCTCCCGGTCATCCTCGCGTACTCGTCACTGTGGAGCTATTGCTTCAGCGCGTTCCGCTTCGTGCTCTACGTCGTGGTGGGCGGCGTGCTCTACGGCGTGAGCCTGCGGAGCGCCAACCTCCGCTCCGCTCTCGCCATCTTCGTGCTGACCGTCCTCTGCTTCGCCGGGGTCGGTGTCCTCTGGGCCAGCGTCGTCATGCTGCTCAAGCGCGGCGAGGCCCTCCTGGCCACCGCGGGCCTGATCGTGATCCTCCTGAGCGGGGTGGTCTTTCCGACCTCGCTCCTGCCCGCGTGGCTGCAGCGCGTGGCCGCGGCCGTGCCCCTGACCCACGCGCTGGATGGGATGCGCCTGGCCCTGCTGCACGGCGACGGGTTCCGCGAGCTGGCGGGGACGCTGCTCGCGCTGGCGGCCTTCGCCGCGGGGCTCCTCGCGCTCGGATTCGGCGCCTTCGGCGCCGCGGTGCGGATCGCCAAGCGGCATGGGTCGCTGGTCGAGTACTGA